One genomic window of Campylobacter curvus includes the following:
- the thiE gene encoding thiamine phosphate synthase encodes MSQIYAISDDTLTPDATIISQATEILRSGVKFFQYRSKKPVKNEKIARELLALCDDFEAKFIVNDDVKFAASIGAKCVHIGIDDMDISSAREILGNDAFIGASCYNDLNLALKAQQNGASYVAFGSVFKSRTKPDAVICPLETIKQAKEILNIPICAIGGINASNIAQISVLKIDLIAVINAVYRPKSIGENLARLKRAMK; translated from the coding sequence TTGAGCCAAATTTACGCCATAAGCGACGACACTCTGACCCCAGACGCGACGATAATCTCTCAGGCGACTGAAATTTTACGAAGCGGGGTCAAGTTTTTTCAATACCGAAGTAAAAAACCCGTCAAAAACGAGAAGATCGCGCGCGAGCTACTGGCGCTTTGCGATGATTTTGAAGCGAAATTTATCGTGAACGATGATGTGAAATTTGCCGCTTCTATCGGTGCAAAGTGCGTTCATATCGGCATCGATGATATGGATATAAGCTCGGCTCGTGAAATTTTAGGAAACGATGCATTTATCGGGGCGAGCTGCTACAACGATCTGAATTTAGCGCTAAAAGCGCAGCAAAATGGCGCTAGCTACGTGGCTTTTGGCTCGGTTTTCAAAAGCCGGACAAAGCCTGACGCAGTCATTTGCCCACTTGAGACCATAAAGCAAGCAAAAGAAATTTTAAATATCCCGATATGCGCCATAGGAGGCATAAACGCCTCGAATATCGCACAAATTTCAGTCCTCAAGATAGATCTCATAGCCGTCATAAACGCTGTTTATCGCCCAAAATCTATAGGCGAGAATTTAGCACGGCTCAAACGAGCGATGAAGTAA
- a CDS encoding amino acid ABC transporter permease, with protein sequence MLNEKFFRILFFVVIVTLGVYYFYPTELNEIQRAAYLKSYGVTLGLTLGGICIGIALGFLLAFLKFLNIKILSFIIDEYIDILRGTPIILQLLIFSVVIFATWSDNFYVAVIALGLNSSAYVAEIVRSGINSVDKGQMEAARAMGLSYSASMREIIFPQAIKNILPALGNEFISLFKETSVVGYISVMDITFQSKSFQAILYNPKPVIFAGVVYYISVKILSFLTKTLEKRLNRHD encoded by the coding sequence TTGCTTAACGAAAAATTTTTCAGGATTTTATTTTTTGTCGTTATCGTGACGCTTGGCGTTTATTATTTTTATCCAACCGAGCTGAACGAGATCCAGCGTGCAGCATATCTTAAAAGCTACGGCGTCACGCTAGGCCTTACGCTTGGAGGCATCTGCATCGGTATAGCGCTTGGCTTTTTGCTCGCGTTTTTGAAATTTCTAAATATTAAAATTTTAAGCTTCATAATTGACGAATACATCGACATTCTACGAGGAACGCCGATCATTTTGCAGCTTCTCATTTTTTCGGTGGTGATATTTGCCACATGGAGCGATAACTTTTACGTCGCAGTGATCGCACTGGGGCTAAACAGCTCGGCCTATGTCGCCGAGATCGTTCGCAGCGGTATAAATAGCGTCGATAAAGGGCAAATGGAGGCCGCGCGCGCGATGGGGCTCAGCTACTCGGCATCTATGCGCGAGATCATCTTCCCGCAAGCGATAAAAAATATCTTGCCTGCACTTGGAAACGAGTTCATATCGCTGTTTAAAGAAACCTCCGTCGTGGGCTACATCAGCGTCATGGATATAACCTTTCAAAGCAAGAGCTTTCAAGCCATTTTGTATAATCCAAAGCCGGTCATCTTTGCCGGAGTGGTCTATTATATCAGCGTCAAAATTTTATCGTTTTTGACGAAGACACTGGAAAAAAGGTTGAACCGCCATGATTGA
- the thiD gene encoding bifunctional hydroxymethylpyrimidine kinase/phosphomethylpyrimidine kinase, translating into MKNILIIAGSDSAGGAGAQADIKTCEAFGCYSATAMTVFVCENTQVTYDISSVPANCVNSQIRGITEELEIDAVKIGMLFDVQTIKVVEKWLPKFNVPIVIDPVCISKSNVKLIKDDAIDALREILKFATIATPNRYEAQALFHNDFSSLVCDVIVKKHVVNGESIDTLHKKDGSQLNFATALADPFIMHGAGCTFSTAIACCLAQGLSLEESITKAKNYVYQAIKTGLETKFGKTLLNHKVKI; encoded by the coding sequence ATGAAAAACATACTCATCATAGCAGGCTCTGATAGCGCAGGAGGCGCAGGAGCGCAAGCTGATATCAAGACCTGCGAGGCGTTTGGTTGTTACAGCGCGACCGCGATGACGGTCTTTGTTTGCGAAAATACGCAAGTGACTTACGATATTTCAAGTGTGCCGGCAAATTGCGTGAACTCCCAAATAAGGGGCATTACCGAGGAGCTTGAGATCGACGCCGTAAAGATAGGTATGCTCTTTGATGTGCAAACGATAAAGGTCGTTGAAAAATGGCTACCGAAATTCAACGTCCCTATCGTCATAGACCCAGTTTGTATCAGCAAATCAAACGTCAAGCTCATCAAAGATGACGCCATAGACGCCCTAAGAGAGATCTTGAAATTTGCGACCATCGCCACGCCAAACAGATATGAGGCGCAGGCGCTTTTTCACAACGATTTTAGCTCGCTCGTCTGCGATGTCATCGTCAAAAAGCATGTCGTAAACGGCGAGAGCATAGATACGCTACACAAAAAGGACGGCTCGCAGCTAAATTTCGCCACCGCGCTTGCCGATCCTTTCATAATGCACGGCGCAGGCTGCACGTTTTCGACCGCGATAGCCTGCTGCCTGGCTCAGGGACTTTCGCTAGAAGAGTCCATCACGAAAGCCAAAAACTACGTCTATCAGGCGATCAAAACGGGGCTTGAGACGAAATTTGGCAAGACACTGCTAAATCATAAAGTCAAAATTTGA
- a CDS encoding basic amino acid ABC transporter substrate-binding protein, producing MKKLFAFLVAALFFVGCGDSADKSSSAKASAPSSSEQVFKVGASADYPPFEFIDDKNKITGFDIDLLEAIGNKIGVKFEVQNISFDGLIPALKTGKIDAIMSAMSATEDRRKSVDFTKPYYSTENLFIRKKGSDVNDSNVGSKQIGVQLGTVQEIAARAITGAKVVPAEAIGSSILALKAGKIDIVLVDSSIGYGYLKQNPDLEEFLKLPDGSEGFSIAFDKDKHVDLIGKINMAIDELKKDGTFDKLLQKYDLK from the coding sequence ATGAAGAAGTTATTTGCATTTTTAGTTGCCGCCCTATTTTTCGTAGGCTGCGGCGATAGCGCCGATAAGTCGAGCAGCGCCAAAGCAAGCGCTCCAAGCAGTAGTGAGCAGGTCTTTAAGGTAGGTGCCAGTGCGGACTATCCTCCGTTTGAATTTATCGATGACAAAAACAAGATCACGGGCTTTGACATCGATCTTTTAGAGGCGATAGGTAATAAAATAGGCGTTAAATTCGAGGTTCAAAACATCAGCTTCGATGGCCTCATACCGGCTTTGAAAACCGGCAAGATAGACGCTATCATGAGTGCGATGAGTGCGACCGAGGATAGAAGAAAATCGGTGGATTTCACAAAGCCTTATTATTCGACTGAGAATTTATTTATCCGCAAAAAAGGCTCTGACGTCAACGACTCTAATGTCGGCTCTAAACAAATCGGCGTGCAGCTTGGCACTGTCCAAGAGATAGCCGCTAGAGCTATAACAGGCGCTAAAGTCGTCCCTGCCGAAGCGATAGGAAGCTCGATACTAGCGCTAAAAGCAGGCAAGATCGATATCGTCTTGGTCGATAGCTCGATAGGATATGGCTACCTCAAACAAAATCCCGATCTGGAAGAATTTTTAAAGCTTCCTGACGGCAGCGAGGGCTTTTCTATCGCATTCGACAAAGATAAACATGTCGATCTCATAGGCAAGATAAACATGGCCATCGATGAGCTCAAAAAAGACGGCACTTTTGACAAGCTACTTCAAAAATATGATCTAAAATAG
- a CDS encoding amino acid ABC transporter ATP-binding protein → MIEIKNLSKNYGNLQVLNDISVSIKKGEVIAIIGPSGGGKSTFLRCINRLEEPSSGQISINGEDILSKKADINKIRQKISMVFQHFNLFANKNVLENLTLAPIKAGILSKNEAETRADELLKSVGLLDKKYAYPHKLSGGQKQRIAIARALAMNPEVILFDEPTSALDPEMIGEVLDIMKDVASRGITMLVVTHEMGFARNVANRIFFMESGKIAVDDTPENVFKSPKNQRLQEFLSKILNH, encoded by the coding sequence ATGATTGAGATCAAAAATTTAAGCAAAAATTATGGGAATTTACAGGTTTTAAACGATATCAGCGTCAGTATCAAAAAAGGCGAAGTCATCGCTATCATCGGCCCAAGCGGTGGTGGTAAAAGCACCTTTTTACGCTGCATTAACCGCCTAGAAGAGCCAAGTAGCGGGCAAATAAGCATAAATGGCGAAGATATACTGAGCAAAAAAGCCGATATAAACAAAATTCGCCAAAAAATCAGCATGGTTTTTCAGCATTTTAATCTCTTTGCCAACAAAAACGTGCTGGAGAATTTGACACTTGCACCTATAAAGGCCGGAATTTTGAGTAAAAATGAGGCCGAGACTAGAGCAGATGAGCTGTTAAAAAGCGTGGGGCTGCTTGATAAAAAATACGCCTATCCTCACAAGCTCTCGGGTGGTCAAAAGCAGCGCATAGCGATCGCACGCGCACTTGCTATGAACCCGGAGGTCATTTTATTTGACGAGCCGACAAGCGCTCTTGATCCCGAGATGATAGGCGAGGTGCTTGACATCATGAAAGACGTCGCGTCGCGTGGTATCACGATGCTGGTTGTCACGCATGAAATGGGCTTTGCAAGAAACGTGGCAAATCGTATATTTTTTATGGAATCAGGCAAGATCGCAGTAGACGATACGCCTGAAAATGTCTTTAAGAGCCCTAAAAATCAACGTTTGCAAGAGTTTTTAAGTAAAATTTTAAATCACTAA
- a CDS encoding aminotransferase class V-fold PLP-dependent enzyme translates to MVNLEHIRKNIILKNGVHYFDYTASGLAYKDIEEQMMQVLKTYANTHSDSSSNAMKTQNLYEGARAQIKALLGLDDRFYLFPCGFGSSAAIKKFQEIMGLYIPPKTRKRYDVRTNTNSPLVILGPYEHHSNEVSFREALCDVARIRLDKNAGVDLEHLEQILKINAGREIIASFSVASNVTGVITDYKKIYTMVKARGGIVALDAASFSAYGNVDCDYFDALFLSPHKLLGGVGSCGLLALKKILADGEEPTFAAGGTVSYVSRNSHVFVKDTEQLEQGGTPPITQLIRASLAYGLRNEIGFSAICENEDELGRYFEKRLNEIPQVINYCPRELKRLPIFAFNVKGVSPYDFASILSNDFGIQTRAGCACAGPYGHELLGLKDDAPLAAKPGWVRVSLHYTHTFDDIDYLISAIKKSIERYSILTANDRARLPSEQEPGGCI, encoded by the coding sequence TTGGTAAATTTAGAACACATCAGAAAAAACATAATCCTAAAAAACGGCGTGCACTATTTTGACTACACGGCCTCGGGGCTTGCGTATAAAGATATCGAGGAGCAGATGATGCAAGTGCTCAAAACCTACGCCAACACGCATTCTGATAGCTCCTCAAACGCCATGAAAACGCAAAATTTATACGAGGGTGCAAGAGCGCAGATAAAGGCTCTTTTGGGGCTTGATGATAGGTTTTATCTGTTTCCGTGCGGCTTTGGCTCTAGTGCGGCGATAAAGAAATTTCAAGAGATCATGGGGCTTTACATTCCACCAAAGACTCGTAAACGCTATGATGTGAGGACGAATACAAATTCTCCGCTTGTGATCTTAGGCCCTTACGAGCATCACTCAAACGAAGTGAGCTTTCGCGAGGCGCTTTGCGATGTCGCTAGGATACGCCTAGATAAAAACGCAGGCGTGGATCTTGAGCATTTGGAGCAAATTTTAAAGATAAACGCCGGCCGCGAGATCATAGCAAGCTTTAGCGTCGCCTCAAACGTCACTGGCGTCATTACGGATTATAAGAAAATTTACACGATGGTAAAGGCTAGGGGTGGCATCGTCGCACTCGATGCGGCGAGCTTTAGTGCCTATGGTAACGTAGATTGCGATTATTTCGATGCACTTTTTTTATCCCCTCACAAGCTGCTTGGCGGAGTGGGTAGTTGCGGTTTGTTGGCGCTTAAGAAAATTTTGGCTGATGGCGAGGAGCCTACGTTTGCAGCTGGCGGGACGGTAAGCTACGTGAGCCGAAATTCGCATGTTTTCGTCAAAGATACCGAGCAGCTGGAGCAGGGCGGCACACCGCCTATAACGCAGCTCATACGCGCGTCTTTGGCTTACGGCCTACGAAACGAGATAGGCTTTAGCGCGATTTGTGAGAACGAGGACGAGCTTGGCAGATATTTTGAAAAGCGCCTGAACGAGATCCCGCAGGTAATCAACTACTGCCCAAGAGAGCTCAAGCGCCTGCCGATATTTGCGTTTAACGTAAAGGGCGTCTCTCCTTATGATTTCGCCTCGATCTTGAGCAATGACTTTGGTATCCAAACGAGAGCAGGGTGCGCTTGCGCCGGGCCCTACGGACACGAGCTTTTGGGACTTAAAGACGATGCGCCGCTAGCCGCTAAGCCGGGCTGGGTGCGCGTGAGCCTACATTATACGCATACGTTTGATGATATCGACTATCTGATAAGCGCCATCAAAAAAAGTATCGAAAGATACAGCATACTGACTGCAAACGACAGAGCGCGCCTACCAAGCGAGCAAGAGCCCGGCGGCTGCATATAG